The proteins below are encoded in one region of Sulfolobus sp. A20:
- a CDS encoding MMPL family transporter, which produces MKKGALLLILWLILLSITLPLAIKTPSLLIYSDSPFLSNSLQSVKAQNILMKYFNIGDKDYLYVIINGTYNYSIDEIYRYIYLLNDSIIITPFNYSKILENEYISYLGANESILKNDNLLTTLYQNLTKLKLFYITHFQYFEYELNVTFWLPLHNFSNNICPEYKINFDKVNGSLLERARYAGYLTFRNPFLFYFGFNNYTNYTLAFEFLVKLSNYSTIIHYLNLSSPLSNLTYSSNITIVNSLLNETQNVTNYFHKGDYWLFIIEVPNNESLTAINQFIKSLNNSYVVGHLAYYAQSAYYTQNDIEIIDITTVILVVILLILLIRSLVPIVILVSTAGVGLVLTYAAMYLATLFGYKIYYISGLVAPPIVFGLSVDYGILFIYRYFEELANKSLDPLSKSFRMSTKGILISGISIVLGFSSFMFSPSDLLRNIGAALVISAVSSLIPAVFFTYMLLLVISPRFLSFPRKEIPSPNDIRQKYLSSLSKLSIRHNKIIVFIIILSMIALIFYYTSYVHTNVNVNEIVPSSASSLLGTKILENMYDYSIDYVLIHGNFSKEYPLIYNLTNNLISQGNLVYGPISLGKMMITNDTHLINEFYKDNYTLLIVYLKYPVFSKQAINITSKLIKEGFLVGGSNAQRIDIVNNTVKTYFSFTLPLTIILIIVYLFLILGSIILPLRLALTIGLSSLFGVFTLSLVYSSTYWLSPLIVFALLFSLGIDYDMFIVIRLLEEMKDHDFDDAIVKAVESTGLVITACGLILAGAFFSLIVSDIRFLNEIGFGVGVSILFDTFIVRPFLVPSILSVLKKYNFWPFRFKRFLYT; this is translated from the coding sequence GTGAAGAAAGGTGCACTATTGCTGATATTGTGGCTTATTCTCCTTTCTATAACCTTACCATTAGCTATAAAAACACCTTCTCTTCTCATTTATAGCGACTCACCTTTCTTATCCAATAGTCTACAGAGCGTTAAAGCTCAAAATATTCTAATGAAATACTTTAACATAGGGGACAAAGATTATCTATACGTTATAATAAATGGCACATACAACTACTCTATTGACGAAATTTATCGATATATATATCTGCTTAACGACTCAATTATTATAACTCCTTTCAATTACTCTAAAATACTAGAGAATGAATACATTAGTTATCTTGGGGCAAATGAAAGTATATTAAAGAATGATAATTTATTAACGACTCTTTACCAGAACTTAACTAAACTAAAGCTATTCTATATTACACATTTTCAATATTTTGAATATGAGCTTAACGTAACGTTTTGGTTGCCCTTGCATAATTTCAGTAATAATATTTGCCCAGAGTACAAGATAAACTTCGATAAAGTAAATGGATCTTTATTGGAGAGAGCTAGATATGCAGGTTACTTAACTTTCAGAAATCCCTTTCTTTTCTACTTTGGATTTAACAATTATACAAATTATACATTAGCGTTTGAATTTTTAGTTAAATTGAGCAACTACTCTACTATAATCCACTACCTAAACTTATCTTCTCCACTATCAAACTTAACGTATTCAAGCAATATTACTATTGTTAATAGCTTATTAAATGAAACTCAAAATGTCACTAACTATTTTCACAAAGGAGATTACTGGCTATTCATTATAGAAGTTCCTAATAATGAAAGTTTAACTGCAATAAATCAATTCATAAAATCATTAAATAATTCGTACGTTGTTGGACATTTAGCCTATTATGCCCAATCAGCCTATTATACTCAAAACGATATTGAAATTATTGATATTACTACTGTTATCCTAGTTGTCATATTACTTATTTTACTTATTAGGTCTCTTGTCCCCATTGTAATACTGGTCAGTACAGCTGGTGTAGGACTAGTTTTAACATACGCTGCAATGTATTTAGCTACTTTGTTTGGCTATAAAATATACTATATATCTGGACTAGTTGCTCCACCCATAGTTTTTGGACTAAGTGTAGACTATGGAATATTGTTTATTTATAGATATTTTGAGGAACTTGCAAACAAATCATTAGATCCTCTTAGCAAATCTTTCAGAATGTCTACTAAAGGCATACTAATTAGCGGTATTAGTATCGTGCTTGGCTTCTCCAGTTTCATGTTTTCCCCCTCTGACTTGTTGAGAAATATAGGAGCTGCACTAGTCATCTCAGCTGTATCTTCGTTAATACCAGCTGTGTTTTTCACCTACATGTTATTGCTGGTTATTTCTCCAAGATTCTTGAGCTTTCCTCGAAAAGAGATTCCTAGCCCTAATGATATAAGACAAAAATACTTATCTTCTCTATCGAAATTATCCATAAGGCACAATAAAATTATAGTTTTTATAATAATTTTATCCATGATTGCCCTAATATTCTATTACACGTCTTATGTTCACACTAACGTAAATGTTAATGAGATTGTTCCTTCAAGTGCAAGTTCATTATTAGGGACTAAGATCCTTGAAAATATGTATGATTATAGTATTGATTACGTTCTAATACATGGTAACTTTTCAAAAGAGTATCCTTTAATATATAATTTAACTAATAATTTAATATCTCAAGGTAATCTAGTTTACGGTCCAATCTCCTTAGGAAAGATGATGATAACTAATGACACTCACCTAATAAACGAGTTCTATAAGGATAATTACACATTATTAATAGTATATCTAAAATACCCAGTTTTTAGTAAGCAAGCTATAAACATTACCTCTAAGCTTATAAAGGAGGGTTTTCTTGTAGGTGGCTCAAACGCTCAAAGGATTGATATAGTGAATAATACTGTAAAAACGTATTTCTCATTTACACTTCCGTTGACAATAATTCTAATAATAGTATACCTTTTCCTAATCTTAGGATCAATAATATTACCATTAAGACTTGCATTAACCATAGGTTTAAGTTCCTTATTTGGGGTATTTACACTATCCTTAGTATACTCCTCTACATATTGGTTATCTCCATTGATAGTATTTGCCCTTCTCTTCAGTTTAGGCATAGACTATGACATGTTTATAGTAATAAGGCTTTTAGAGGAAATGAAAGATCATGATTTTGATGACGCTATAGTAAAAGCAGTTGAAAGTACGGGTTTAGTTATCACTGCTTGTGGTTTGATCTTAGCTGGGGCGTTCTTTTCCTTAATAGTCTCTGATATAAGATTCTTGAACGAGATTGGATTTGGTGTAGGAG